From the genome of Terriglobales bacterium, one region includes:
- a CDS encoding pitrilysin family protein — protein sequence MVSDARKIKREVLPNGLTILSEEMQHIRSVSIGIWVKTGSRDETAEANGISHFVEHMVFKGTSSRSAEDIARQIDSIGGNMDAFTAKECICFNVKVLDEHVPIAFDVLSDLVLNPVFDEKDIARERGVILEEIKMDEDNPDYLVHEIFTQNFWKDHPLGKPILGTKETVRHFERPLLLDSYERGFTPNKLIVAAAGNLDHARFVELVESRFRHLKAFRNGDHQAAPRVTPRIVTRNKKELEQVQICVGVPSHSISHQRRYVSYILNTLLGGGMSSRLFQNIRERQGLAYAIFSELNPYRDTGCLSVYAGTSLESASKVVDSIIGEFRNLKVQVVPEEELRRAKDQLKGSLMLSLESSTARMSNLARQEMYFDRFFDMDEIIERIEQVTAQELMQLAEEYFHTDLVAVTVLGNLDGLKITREQLAC from the coding sequence ATGGTTTCCGACGCGCGCAAGATCAAACGCGAGGTCTTGCCCAATGGGCTGACCATCCTGAGCGAGGAGATGCAGCACATTCGCAGCGTCTCCATCGGCATCTGGGTGAAGACGGGCTCGCGCGACGAGACCGCGGAGGCCAACGGCATCTCCCACTTCGTCGAGCACATGGTCTTCAAGGGCACCAGCAGCCGCAGCGCCGAGGACATCGCCCGGCAGATCGACTCCATCGGCGGCAACATGGACGCCTTCACCGCCAAGGAGTGCATCTGCTTCAACGTGAAGGTGCTGGATGAGCACGTGCCCATCGCTTTCGACGTGCTCAGCGACCTGGTGCTCAACCCCGTTTTCGACGAGAAAGATATCGCCCGCGAGCGCGGCGTCATCCTGGAAGAGATCAAGATGGACGAGGACAACCCCGACTACCTCGTCCACGAGATCTTCACCCAGAACTTCTGGAAGGACCATCCCCTGGGCAAGCCCATCCTGGGGACCAAGGAGACGGTGCGGCACTTCGAGCGGCCGCTCCTGCTGGACTCCTATGAACGCGGCTTCACGCCCAACAAGCTGATCGTGGCCGCGGCCGGCAACCTCGACCACGCCCGCTTCGTCGAGCTGGTGGAGAGCCGCTTCCGGCACCTGAAGGCCTTCCGCAACGGCGACCATCAGGCGGCGCCGAGGGTCACTCCCCGCATCGTCACCCGCAACAAGAAGGAGCTGGAGCAAGTGCAGATCTGCGTGGGTGTGCCCTCGCATTCCATCTCTCACCAACGGCGCTACGTGTCGTATATCCTGAATACGCTGCTGGGCGGCGGCATGAGCTCGCGGCTCTTCCAGAACATCCGCGAGCGCCAGGGCCTGGCCTACGCCATCTTCAGCGAACTCAATCCCTATCGCGATACCGGCTGCCTCTCGGTCTATGCCGGGACGTCGCTGGAGTCGGCCTCCAAAGTGGTGGATTCGATCATAGGAGAATTCCGCAACCTGAAGGTGCAGGTGGTGCCGGAAGAAGAGCTGCGGCGGGCCAAGGACCAGCTCAAGGGCAGCCTGATGCTCAGCCTGGAGTCCTCCACCGCGCGCATGTCCAACCTGGCCCGCCAGGAGATGTACTTCGACCGCTTCTTCGACATGGACGAGATCATCGAGCGCATCGAGCAGGTCACGGCCCAGGAATTGATGCAACTCGCCGAGGAGTACTTCCACACCGACCTGGTGGCCGTGACCGTGCTGGGCAACTTGGACGGCCTGAAGATCACCCGCGAGCAACTGGCCTGTTAG
- a CDS encoding tetratricopeptide repeat protein, with amino-acid sequence MALRLALLLTGLTYLRTITFDFVFDDFAEIVLNPRLQSWSNVPGYFLQQAWSVVDPAWHGSYYRPVIWVWLTLGYHLFDSIPGWWHLAGIAMHLLATVLVYCLGRRLLRDPLAAALAALLFGVNPIHVEDVAWVASTGDMLFALFFLSSFLCYLKWRQEEPHRRWWFWLSLLLFALGLLTKETAAAVAGLIFCYEWLLAPGSSSGRKRLAASLAWSLPYFVLVLAYLGARWAVLQGFAHPTHPASAREVVLTTPLVLWFYLKKLVWPFGLSPLYDLELVKQATWANVGVPVLGLALAAAVIALVARKSPSRQFLLLWIGGALLPALAGLAVFQPHDYAHDRQLYIPSAAFAMLLALAIRRLPLPRSAEGAPWGQLAVALLLAVTLGVATFRYSACWENELVLWQRAVERAPHNLLAKEYLAAELFARHDYPASLSLYQQLLAADPGSARIQLNMALSYAYLGKLEDAEPYFSRAIALQEAQGVPPPASAFYHLGLLRLQQGNLAEAEADFRRALELRPFITGYRFALAGVLQREGREKEAQQVLAAPH; translated from the coding sequence GTGGCTCTTCGCCTGGCGTTGCTCCTGACCGGGCTGACCTACCTGCGCACCATCACCTTCGACTTTGTCTTCGACGATTTCGCCGAGATCGTCCTGAACCCGCGCCTGCAGTCCTGGAGCAATGTTCCCGGCTACTTCTTGCAGCAGGCCTGGAGCGTGGTGGATCCCGCCTGGCACGGCAGCTACTACCGCCCTGTGATCTGGGTGTGGCTCACTCTGGGATATCACCTGTTCGACTCCATCCCGGGCTGGTGGCACCTGGCGGGGATCGCCATGCACTTGCTGGCCACTGTGCTGGTCTATTGCTTGGGGCGGCGCCTGTTGCGGGACCCGCTTGCAGCCGCCCTCGCTGCCTTGCTCTTCGGCGTCAATCCCATCCACGTGGAAGACGTGGCCTGGGTCGCCAGCACCGGCGACATGCTCTTCGCCCTCTTCTTTCTCTCCTCCTTCCTCTGTTATCTGAAGTGGCGGCAGGAGGAACCGCACCGGCGCTGGTGGTTCTGGCTATCCCTGCTGCTCTTCGCCTTAGGTCTGCTGACCAAAGAGACTGCGGCTGCGGTGGCCGGGCTGATCTTCTGTTATGAGTGGCTGCTGGCTCCGGGCTCGTCGTCAGGGAGAAAAAGGCTGGCGGCGTCGCTGGCATGGTCGCTGCCGTACTTTGTTCTGGTTCTGGCCTACCTGGGAGCGCGCTGGGCGGTGCTGCAGGGCTTTGCTCACCCGACCCATCCGGCCTCGGCGCGTGAAGTCGTACTGACCACGCCCCTGGTGCTCTGGTTCTATCTCAAGAAGCTGGTGTGGCCCTTCGGTCTGAGCCCGCTCTACGACCTCGAGCTGGTCAAGCAAGCCACTTGGGCGAACGTGGGCGTGCCTGTGCTGGGACTTGCCCTGGCGGCGGCCGTGATCGCGCTGGTGGCCCGCAAGTCCCCCAGCCGGCAGTTTCTGCTGCTCTGGATAGGTGGGGCGCTGCTGCCCGCGCTGGCCGGGCTGGCCGTCTTCCAGCCGCACGACTACGCCCACGACCGCCAGCTCTATATTCCTTCGGCCGCTTTCGCCATGCTGCTAGCCCTGGCGATCCGCCGGCTGCCACTTCCGCGGAGCGCGGAGGGTGCTCCCTGGGGACAACTGGCCGTAGCCCTGCTTCTGGCGGTCACTCTGGGCGTGGCGACCTTCCGCTACAGTGCCTGCTGGGAGAATGAGCTGGTCCTGTGGCAACGAGCGGTGGAGCGCGCCCCTCACAACCTCCTGGCGAAGGAGTATCTGGCTGCGGAGCTCTTCGCGCGCCACGACTATCCCGCCAGCCTGAGCCTCTACCAGCAACTGCTGGCCGCCGACCCCGGTTCCGCTCGCATCCAGTTGAACATGGCCCTCAGCTATGCCTATCTGGGCAAGCTGGAGGACGCGGAACCTTACTTCTCCCGCGCCATCGCGCTGCAGGAGGCGCAGGGCGTGCCCCCACCGGCCAGTGCCTTCTACCACCTTGGCCTGTTGCGCCTGCAGCAAGGGAACCTGGCTGAGGCGGAAGCGGACTTCCGCCGCGCGCTGGAGCTGCGCCCCTTCATCACCGGCTACCGGTTTGCCCTGGCGGGCGTGCTGCAGCGGGAGGGCAGGGAAAAGGAAGCGCAGCAGGTGCTGGCGGCCCCGCACTAA
- a CDS encoding prepilin-type N-terminal cleavage/methylation domain-containing protein — MKRQKGFSLIELLIVVAIILIIAAIAIPNLLRSRIAANEASAVGSVRTINTSQVTYSSTYGTGFAPLVNLGGPNPCPNPPTAASACLLDSVLSQAPNQKSGYTFATPNPGALGTTAAPNVVYQVTADPITAGQTGTRHFFSDESGVIRFNATAAATSNDAPLQ; from the coding sequence ATGAAGAGACAGAAGGGATTTTCGTTGATCGAGCTGCTGATCGTGGTGGCGATCATTCTGATCATCGCTGCCATCGCCATCCCGAACCTGCTGCGTTCGCGCATTGCCGCCAACGAAGCGTCGGCGGTGGGCTCGGTCCGCACCATCAACACGTCGCAGGTCACCTATTCCTCGACGTACGGCACCGGCTTCGCGCCCCTGGTCAACCTGGGTGGCCCGAATCCCTGCCCCAACCCGCCTACGGCCGCCAGTGCTTGCTTGCTCGACTCGGTGTTGTCGCAGGCTCCGAACCAGAAGAGTGGCTACACCTTTGCCACTCCCAACCCGGGCGCTCTGGGGACGACCGCCGCTCCCAACGTGGTCTATCAGGTCACGGCGGACCCCATCACCGCGGGTCAGACCGGTACGCGTCACTTCTTCTCGGATGAGTCGGGCGTGATTCGCTTCAACGCGACCGCCGCGGCCACCTCCAACGACGCGCCGCTGCAGTAA
- a CDS encoding ABC transporter ATP-binding protein yields MLAIETLQLEKTYTVGFWRKKERRALMPLNLGVEEGEIFGYLGPNGAGKTTTLKLLMHLIFPTAGGARILGLDYRDPRVKAQIGFLPEQPYFYDHLTAPELLDYYAQLSGVPAGERHRRIPAMLERVGLSDVGRLQLRKFSKGMLQRVGLAQAILHNPKVLFLDEPMSGLDPIGRREVRDLILQLKEEGKTIFFSTHILADAEALCDRVAILYKGELRGVGSIAQLAPAGPARVEVVWQGGDAVAAVRGMGAEVHAAGEEMRAVLPEEELDLVIDALRRQHARLLSVTPVRGSLEDYFLEKLGQPAGVSS; encoded by the coding sequence ATGCTGGCGATCGAGACCCTTCAGCTTGAGAAGACCTACACGGTGGGCTTCTGGCGCAAGAAGGAGAGGCGCGCCCTGATGCCCCTCAACCTCGGGGTGGAAGAAGGCGAGATCTTCGGGTACCTCGGGCCCAACGGCGCCGGCAAGACCACAACCTTGAAGCTGCTGATGCACCTCATCTTCCCCACCGCTGGAGGAGCGAGGATCCTGGGCCTCGACTACCGCGATCCCCGCGTGAAGGCGCAGATCGGATTTCTTCCCGAGCAACCTTACTTCTACGATCATCTGACGGCTCCCGAGTTGCTGGACTATTACGCCCAGCTTTCCGGGGTGCCGGCGGGCGAGCGCCACCGCCGCATTCCTGCCATGCTGGAACGCGTGGGGCTGAGCGATGTGGGCCGGCTGCAGTTGCGCAAGTTCTCCAAAGGCATGCTGCAGCGCGTGGGACTCGCCCAGGCCATCCTGCACAATCCCAAGGTGCTGTTCCTGGACGAGCCCATGTCGGGGCTGGATCCCATCGGCCGCCGCGAGGTACGCGACCTCATCCTGCAGCTCAAGGAGGAAGGCAAGACCATCTTCTTCTCCACCCACATCCTGGCTGACGCCGAAGCGCTGTGCGACCGGGTGGCCATCCTGTACAAGGGCGAGTTGCGCGGAGTGGGCAGCATCGCGCAGCTCGCGCCCGCTGGTCCGGCCCGCGTCGAGGTGGTCTGGCAAGGCGGCGACGCGGTGGCGGCGGTGCGCGGCATGGGCGCCGAGGTCCATGCCGCGGGCGAAGAGATGCGCGCAGTGCTGCCGGAAGAGGAGCTGGACTTGGTGATCGACGCGCTGCGCCGCCAGCACGCCCGCCTGCTCTCGGTCACGCCCGTGCGCGGCTCGCTGGAAGACTACTTCCTCGAGAAGCTGGGTCAGCCCGCGGGGGTGAGCTCATGA
- a CDS encoding ABC transporter permease subunit encodes MTARIASIAYNTFREAVRDRVLYNLVFFALLLVGSALLFGQISIDIERIVLVNLGLAAVSIFGVVIAIFIGIGLVSKEIEKRTLYTVLSRPVARWEFIVGKFLGLSGTLIVNTFFMAVGFFLALLYLQHHFSAPDAYLLVAIYFIILEFLIITALALFFSSFSSPLLSAVFAFCAFIIGTFAEDLRGFAAMTSGVTRWLATGAAYLVPNLAPLNVIASVAHQQPVAGALIFHNTLYALLYAGVAVCGAVLVFERRNFK; translated from the coding sequence ATGACCGCGCGCATCGCCAGCATCGCCTACAACACCTTCCGGGAAGCGGTGCGCGACCGCGTGCTCTACAACCTGGTCTTCTTCGCCCTGCTGCTGGTGGGCTCGGCGCTGCTGTTCGGGCAGATCTCCATCGACATCGAGCGCATCGTGCTGGTGAACCTGGGGTTGGCGGCGGTCTCCATCTTCGGTGTGGTCATCGCCATCTTCATCGGCATCGGGCTGGTCTCCAAGGAGATCGAGAAGCGCACGCTCTACACCGTGCTCTCCCGTCCCGTGGCCCGCTGGGAATTCATCGTGGGAAAGTTCCTCGGCCTGAGCGGGACGCTGATCGTCAACACCTTCTTCATGGCAGTGGGCTTCTTTCTTGCACTGCTCTACCTGCAGCATCACTTTTCCGCGCCCGATGCCTACCTGCTGGTGGCCATCTACTTCATCATCCTTGAGTTCCTCATCATCACCGCCCTGGCGCTGTTCTTCTCCTCGTTCTCCTCGCCGCTGCTCTCGGCGGTGTTTGCGTTCTGCGCGTTCATCATCGGCACCTTCGCCGAGGACCTGCGCGGCTTCGCCGCGATGACCAGCGGCGTGACGCGCTGGCTGGCCACCGGGGCGGCCTACCTGGTGCCCAACCTGGCTCCGCTCAACGTGATCGCCTCGGTGGCCCATCAGCAGCCGGTGGCGGGCGCGCTCATTTTCCACAACACTTTGTACGCGCTGCTCTATGCCGGTGTGGCCGTCTGCGGCGCGGTGCTGGTCTTCGAGCGCAGGAACTTCAAATGA
- the lolA gene encoding outer membrane lipoprotein chaperone LolA, with translation MRKASLILLALALLGVPASAQESVDRIASAVDDHYNHLSSLVTQFTESYRGAGVSRQESGTLWLKRPGKMRWEYQQPRVKLFVSDGKTAYFYVPGERQVRRAEVKKLDDLRSPLRYLLGKTKLKKEFEGLSLAPDQKPSTAGDLVLRGVPRSLEQVDEVLLEITPENRIRRIVVREVDGSVTEFSFADPQENVSLPDARFTFSPPPGVETIETTDLAP, from the coding sequence ATGAGGAAAGCCTCCCTGATCCTGCTGGCGCTGGCGTTGCTGGGCGTGCCGGCCTCGGCCCAAGAAAGCGTCGACCGGATCGCGTCCGCGGTGGACGACCACTACAACCATCTCAGTTCTCTGGTCACGCAGTTCACCGAGAGCTACCGCGGCGCCGGCGTCTCGCGCCAGGAGTCGGGCACGCTCTGGTTGAAGCGCCCAGGCAAGATGCGCTGGGAATACCAGCAGCCCCGGGTCAAACTCTTCGTCAGCGACGGTAAGACCGCCTACTTCTACGTCCCGGGGGAGCGCCAGGTACGCAGGGCCGAGGTCAAGAAGCTCGATGACCTGCGCTCCCCGCTGCGCTATTTGCTGGGTAAGACCAAGTTGAAGAAGGAGTTCGAGGGGCTGTCGCTGGCTCCCGACCAGAAGCCCTCTACCGCCGGCGATCTCGTGCTGCGCGGCGTGCCCCGCTCCCTCGAGCAGGTGGACGAGGTGCTGCTCGAGATCACCCCGGAAAACCGCATCCGGCGCATCGTGGTGCGCGAGGTCGACGGCTCGGTCACCGAGTTCAGCTTCGCCGATCCCCAGGAGAACGTCAGCTTGCCGGACGCACGCTTCACCTTCTCGCCGCCGCCCGGCGTGGAGACCATCGAGACCACGGACCTGGCGCCCTGA
- a CDS encoding MFS transporter — translation MSSALPPPPPPFTISRRAQAHAITASFLGWTLDAFDFFILVFMMDRVAADFHVDKAAIVATLTGTLALRPVGALIFGMLADRYGRRRPLIANVICFSLVELCCGFAPNYTVFLLLRCLYGIGMGGEWGVGASLAMEIAPQGRRGMLSGILQSGYSIGYLLAAVAAWAILPHFAPHLGWRVMFWSGGLPALLAFYIRTRVPESEAWKQHRAPSVSALLRTLAGHGKTFAYLVGLMTLMMFLSHGTQDLYPDFLHEVHKFSQGTVSSIAIFYNVGAVLGAVIFGHFSEKGRRQSMIAALALSLVLIPLWAFGRGAAWLALGAFLMQVGVQGAWGVIPAHLNELAPDSARGLMPGLSYQLGILFAAPVNSIEYYLRDRLGYPSALALFETVVIVSLAAALLLGHEQRGRSFFHQAGSPASAP, via the coding sequence GTGAGCAGCGCTCTCCCGCCGCCTCCGCCTCCCTTCACCATCTCCCGCCGCGCCCAGGCCCACGCCATCACCGCCAGCTTCCTGGGCTGGACACTGGATGCCTTCGACTTCTTCATCCTGGTATTCATGATGGACCGCGTGGCCGCCGACTTCCACGTGGACAAGGCAGCCATCGTAGCAACCCTCACCGGCACCCTGGCCCTGCGTCCGGTGGGCGCGCTGATCTTCGGCATGCTGGCCGACCGCTACGGGCGACGCCGCCCGCTCATCGCCAACGTCATCTGCTTCTCTCTGGTGGAACTCTGCTGCGGCTTTGCTCCCAACTACACCGTCTTCCTCCTGCTGCGCTGCCTCTACGGCATCGGCATGGGAGGCGAGTGGGGGGTGGGCGCGTCGCTGGCCATGGAGATCGCGCCGCAGGGCCGGCGTGGCATGCTCAGCGGCATCCTGCAGAGCGGCTACTCCATCGGCTACCTGCTGGCGGCGGTGGCCGCCTGGGCCATCCTGCCGCACTTCGCGCCGCACCTGGGCTGGCGCGTGATGTTCTGGTCGGGTGGCTTGCCCGCCCTGCTCGCCTTCTACATCCGCACGCGCGTCCCGGAGTCGGAAGCGTGGAAACAGCACCGCGCACCCTCGGTCTCGGCGCTGCTGCGCACCCTCGCGGGCCACGGCAAGACCTTCGCCTACCTGGTCGGGCTCATGACCCTGATGATGTTCCTCTCCCACGGCACCCAGGACCTTTATCCCGACTTCCTTCACGAGGTCCACAAGTTCTCGCAGGGAACCGTCTCTTCCATCGCCATCTTCTACAACGTGGGAGCGGTGCTGGGAGCAGTGATCTTCGGGCACTTCTCGGAGAAGGGGCGGCGGCAGAGCATGATCGCTGCGCTGGCCCTCTCGCTGGTCCTGATCCCGCTCTGGGCCTTCGGGCGCGGAGCCGCCTGGCTCGCCCTAGGGGCCTTTCTGATGCAGGTGGGTGTGCAAGGCGCCTGGGGCGTGATCCCAGCGCACTTGAACGAACTGGCCCCCGACTCCGCCCGCGGCCTCATGCCGGGGCTGTCTTATCAGTTGGGCATCCTTTTTGCCGCTCCGGTCAACTCGATCGAATACTACCTGCGCGACCGCCTGGGCTATCCCTCGGCACTGGCCCTGTTCGAGACGGTCGTCATCGTCTCCCTGGCTGCGGCCCTCCTCCTGGGCCATGAGCAGCGCGGCCGTAGCTTCTTCCATCAGGCCGGGAGCCCGGCCTCCGCCCCGTGA